A single Pantoea rwandensis DNA region contains:
- the nrdR gene encoding transcriptional regulator NrdR: protein MHCPFCSAVDTKVIDSRLVSEGSSVRRRRQCLVCHERFTTFEVAELVMPRVVKSNDVREPFNEDKLASGMMKALEKRPVSADAVDNAVNHIKTQLRATGEREIPSKLVGNLVMEELKKLDKVAYIRFASVYRSFEDIRDFGEEIARLQD, encoded by the coding sequence ATGCATTGCCCCTTCTGCTCCGCTGTGGACACCAAAGTCATCGACTCACGTCTGGTCAGTGAAGGTTCTTCGGTGCGTCGCCGCCGCCAGTGTCTGGTGTGTCATGAGCGTTTTACCACCTTTGAAGTGGCTGAATTAGTCATGCCGCGCGTGGTGAAAAGCAACGATGTGCGTGAACCCTTTAACGAAGATAAGCTTGCCAGCGGCATGATGAAGGCGCTGGAGAAACGTCCTGTGAGCGCGGACGCCGTTGATAACGCGGTGAACCACATTAAAACCCAGCTACGTGCTACGGGTGAGCGCGAAATCCCCAGCAAGCTGGTCGGCAATCTGGTGATGGAAGAGTTGAAGAAGCTCGATAAAGTTGCCTACATCCGCTTTGCTTCGGTGTATCGCAGCTTCGAAGATATCCGTGATTTTGGCGAAGAGATCGCCCGCTTACAGGACTAA
- the lysM gene encoding peptidoglycan-binding protein LysM, whose protein sequence is MGLFNFVKEAGEKLWDAVTGADDPSKKLQDHINQLGLPDSDKVKVDVQGDTVTVSGDGISQELKEKILVAAGNVAGITKVDDKVTVSDSAPEADFYTVKKGDTLSAISKQVYGNPNEYNKIFAANKPMLTHPDKIYPGQVLRIPK, encoded by the coding sequence ATGGGTCTGTTCAATTTCGTGAAAGAAGCAGGTGAAAAGTTATGGGATGCCGTCACCGGCGCTGACGATCCCAGCAAAAAATTACAGGATCACATTAACCAACTCGGCTTACCTGATAGCGACAAAGTTAAAGTCGATGTGCAAGGCGATACCGTTACTGTGAGCGGTGATGGCATCTCGCAGGAGTTGAAAGAGAAAATCCTGGTTGCCGCCGGTAACGTGGCAGGGATTACCAAGGTTGATGACAAGGTCACCGTATCCGACAGTGCGCCAGAAGCGGATTTCTATACGGTGAAAAAAGGCGACACCCTAAGCGCGATTTCCAAACAGGTTTACGGGAATCCTAATGAATACAACAAGATTTTCGCAGCAAACAAGCCAATGCTGACGCATCCTGATAAGATCTACCCAGGCCAGGTATTACGTATTCCGAAATAA